One genomic segment of Dysosmobacter sp. Marseille-Q4140 includes these proteins:
- the dnaX gene encoding DNA polymerase III subunit gamma/tau, producing the protein MYQALYRKWRPRTFSDVIGQSHITETLQKQVAEGRTSHAYLFTGTRGTGKTTCAKILAKAVNCEAPVNGDPCCRCPACLGIENGNFLDVLELDAASNNGVDQVRALRDEAVYAPANVKKRVYIVDEVHMLSTPAFNALLKILEEPPEHLMFILATTELHKVPATILSRCQRFSFKRIMPRDIAGRLEYVAKQEGIGLTADGAELLSRLADGALRDGLSLLDQCAAAGGTVDSRSVLDALGLAGNLQTAQLLERVLARDAKAALLLLNQLYAGGKDVGAVLGELSTLVRDLLLRRTAPEGGAALLSGGYDDATLDRLGKETSAARLIYLATMLQKAGADLYYSANRRTDAELCLLRLCDESLSGDLTALEARIRRLEDRAARGGIAPETAVQKAAPAVQAETAAPKVAPAGPGAPEEAPPWDEPPMPEEPGARVFDVAEDRMAPAVPAASAPAAPPEEPGKKAAPAAGDGAWWRTLAETCKGRLPVMYRAFLDMCAGQLEGDVLTVWAPDEITYGRLDNDRVRTALLEEAARSAGTPVRLVLKVGEAPKAAPQENLKNLLKFGSQFDNIEIK; encoded by the coding sequence GTGTACCAGGCGTTGTATCGAAAATGGCGGCCCAGGACGTTTTCCGACGTGATCGGCCAGTCCCATATCACCGAGACCCTGCAAAAGCAGGTGGCGGAGGGCCGCACCTCCCACGCCTACCTCTTCACCGGCACCCGAGGCACCGGCAAGACCACCTGCGCCAAGATCCTAGCCAAGGCCGTCAACTGCGAGGCGCCGGTGAACGGCGACCCCTGCTGCCGCTGCCCGGCGTGCCTGGGCATTGAAAACGGCAACTTCCTGGATGTGCTGGAGCTGGACGCCGCCTCCAACAACGGCGTGGACCAGGTCCGGGCCCTGCGGGATGAGGCGGTCTACGCCCCCGCCAACGTGAAAAAGCGGGTCTACATCGTGGACGAGGTCCACATGCTGTCCACCCCGGCCTTCAACGCCCTGCTGAAGATCCTGGAGGAGCCGCCGGAGCACCTGATGTTCATTCTGGCTACCACGGAGCTGCACAAGGTGCCCGCCACCATCCTCTCCCGGTGCCAGCGGTTCTCCTTCAAGCGCATCATGCCCCGGGACATCGCCGGACGGCTGGAATACGTGGCGAAGCAGGAGGGCATCGGTCTCACCGCCGACGGCGCCGAGCTATTGAGCCGCCTGGCCGACGGCGCCCTGCGGGACGGACTGAGCCTGCTGGACCAGTGCGCCGCCGCAGGCGGCACTGTGGACAGCCGGTCCGTGCTGGATGCCCTGGGCCTGGCGGGCAATCTCCAGACCGCCCAGCTGCTGGAGCGCGTCCTGGCCCGGGATGCCAAGGCGGCGCTGCTGCTGCTGAACCAGCTCTACGCCGGCGGCAAGGACGTGGGTGCGGTGCTGGGTGAACTCAGCACCCTGGTACGGGACCTGCTGCTGCGGCGAACCGCGCCGGAGGGCGGCGCGGCGCTGCTGTCCGGCGGCTATGACGACGCCACGCTGGACCGGCTGGGGAAGGAGACCTCCGCCGCCCGGCTGATTTATCTCGCCACCATGCTGCAAAAGGCGGGGGCCGACCTCTATTACAGCGCCAACCGCCGCACCGACGCGGAGCTGTGCCTCCTGCGGCTGTGCGACGAGAGCCTCTCTGGAGATCTGACGGCCCTGGAGGCCCGGATCCGCCGGCTGGAGGACCGCGCCGCCCGGGGTGGGATCGCCCCTGAGACGGCAGTGCAGAAGGCCGCGCCTGCGGTGCAGGCGGAGACGGCTGCCCCCAAGGTTGCCCCCGCGGGGCCCGGGGCACCGGAGGAGGCGCCTCCCTGGGACGAGCCGCCCATGCCGGAGGAGCCCGGCGCCCGGGTGTTCGACGTAGCGGAGGACCGGATGGCGCCTGCCGTGCCTGCGGCCAGCGCTCCGGCGGCCCCGCCGGAGGAGCCCGGCAAAAAGGCAGCCCCGGCCGCCGGGGACGGCGCCTGGTGGCGGACCCTGGCGGAGACCTGCAAGGGAAGGCTGCCGGTGATGTACCGGGCGTTTCTGGACATGTGCGCCGGCCAGCTGGAGGGAGACGTGCTCACCGTGTGGGCTCCCGATGAGATCACCTACGGCCGGCTGGACAACGACCGGGTCCGCACCGCCCTTTTGGAGGAGGCGGCCCGGAGCGCGGGAACGCCGGTGCGGCTGGTGCTCAAGGTGGGGGAGGCCCCCAAGGCCGCGCCTCAGGAGAATTTGAAAAATCTGCTGAAATTCGGCAGTCAGTTCGACAACATCGAAATCAAGTAA
- a CDS encoding helix-turn-helix transcriptional regulator — MGGGHPENPLQQARIKAGVSQEEIAEELACDIRTIQRYEAGERFPDWNELLKMRARYSCGFADLFPGEEQ, encoded by the coding sequence GTGGGCGGAGGTCATCCTGAGAATCCACTTCAGCAGGCGCGTATAAAGGCCGGCGTCTCCCAAGAGGAAATTGCGGAAGAACTCGCCTGCGACATACGCACAATCCAGCGGTACGAAGCTGGAGAGCGATTCCCAGACTGGAACGAACTGTTAAAAATGAGGGCTCGTTATTCCTGCGGATTTGCTGACCTGTTCCCGGGGGAAGAACAATGA